Part of the Brassica oleracea var. oleracea cultivar TO1000 chromosome C8, BOL, whole genome shotgun sequence genome is shown below.
CGGTGTATCACATACTCCATAGGCTATATCTCTAGACGTTTAATGCATCTGAGCTCATTTTTTAATTGTGAACTAAGTCAATGATAGATGTAGCGGGATCTTCAAACTTCAATATTGTATTGTGTGACAAATATAGTCAGGAGAGCTAGACTCAAATTCAACGATCTTCTCGTTGTATATGCTCACGTAAAATCAAGTAGCTAATGATTTAACCATAACAGCCTTCACAAGGCATATATAGAGAACTAACACAGACAAAATGAGAGCTTTTTCAATGGCTATCATCACTTGATTATTCAATGTCGTCTTCAACTTTTATAAAGTAAAACTAGATTTGGTCTGAAAATAAAGCAAGAACAAGAAAATATAAACAAAGTTCACTGAAACTCAAATAATGTCCTCCATCTTCCAAGCTGGGAGTTCACTTTGGCTGTTGTTCTTCAGCAATTTATCACATAATCCGAAGTTACTAAGTTGTTGTCTCCACTTGTCCATTCCTATGAACAATGCTATCATCAACTTCAGTTCATCCACATACATCTAGATCACAATGCCAACAAAGTTTACAAAAATATTCATGTTTCACAAATGGTTAAGTTTAATATATAACAAAGCAAAAATATTGTTTGTATACTTTGTCTTCTTTGATCTCAACCTCATCTCCAACATCAAAAAGTTGTCTGATGAACAACAACTGCATCGAAAAAATGTTCTTTCCAAACCAACTAAAACAAATATGTTGTGAAACAATTGGGTTGAGCATATCACAATTTGAGATATTAACCTAATGTTTAAGTACTATTTTATTTTATTATTTTTTAGATATTCAACTAGAGTTTTGCAATAAAGTTGATTTAATGTATTTTTGTTTACCTAATATTCTTTATTGAGTGTGCAGTAAAAATGAATATCCATTTCTTTCATTTTCTCTTATTTTTCCTCAAAAACACATTATATTTTCTTTATTTTTCCTTCACTTTTCCTGAATATCATCTAATAAAAGATTTATAAGAAAGAACCAAAAGAAAAAATTACTAAGCTTATGTCATAAACAAAATAAGTTACACTCATCATATCCATAATTTTAAAATAAAACATAAACAAAAAGTGTAAATCAAAGCTCATAAAAACTCAAATATTATTCTCAATCTTCTAGACTTACATGAGTTCAATCAATCTAATAAACTGATGTGGATGTTCTCATTATCCTCATATGTCATTCAGAAATATTATTCAGCGTCTTCAAAGCAATATCGTTCCGAAATCACTTAAGATCTTCCAAGCCAATAAACTTTCAAAAAAAAAAATCAACGTTTGTAATTTCCAATATATGTATAAATACATATAATGTGAAACTTACTTTGAATTATCACTCGCCACATTCATAAAAATCTTTTCTGTTTCACTTCTCGCATCGAATTCACATTTTATCGTAGCCACTACGCTTTTTTATTTTCCAATCATCATTTTCTTTCTCTGCCACAATGATAGATGTAGTGGGTTTAGATCTTAAAACTTCAATACTGTATTGTGTGACAAATATAGTCACGGGAGATTACAAAATTTCAACCAAATATTTGTAATAGAGAGAATCAATGATTTTCTCGCCGTACATGCTCATGTGAAATCAAGTAGCTAATGACTTAACCATAACAGCTTTCACAAGGCATATATAGAGAATTAACACAATCAAAAACTGTTGATCAAGTTCCCTTGGCTTTATAAACGTTGAATGCTTTTTAAATCCATTGTCATAATAAATACCCATATATATATATATGTATATATATATGTGTAAATCTTATAATTCATATCATCTCATGTCAGACTATGTAGATAAGAAATTTTTTGCCAATGTTATAAGGTTTAGTATTTTCATAGTTAAACGCATACACAAAGTATTTCATTTAAAAGGTTACTAGATCTCGACCCGCACAACCGTACGAGTTTTATTTTATATACTAAATCATTTTAGTTTATAAAACAAAATTTATCAATAAATTAATATAGTTTAGTATTATGTATTATCTAACTCTATTATATATGTGTTTATGTGATTTATGATATTATTATTATAAACAAAATTCAAATTTTGTATTCTTGTAACAAATTTTGTTTTGAAAACATAATTATGTAACAGTACTATTTTACATATTTTTTTATTTCTAAATTTGAAATATATATAAAATTTAAATCAAATTGGACCTACTGTTAAAAACTAAATCAAATTGGTAATAGATAAAAAAATTTGGGATACTGTTAAAAACATCAAATTTTTAACACTATAATATATTGTGACTGTAAAATATTACGGTGCAATTAGTTAGTCTGTAATTCAAATTTGGTGTATATAATTTGTTTTATAAACGCAATATACATATGGTGATTAATTAAACTCATGTAGTGTTCATCGTTAGTATAAGGGGTTAGTCGAAATTTGATTTAAATTGCATGTTCAGAATAATAACAATAGGATAATGTATTGGTCCACGGACTGGTTTGATAATGGTTTACATCCTGGCTATCTATAAATTGATTTTACATTTAATAAGGATTAAAAATTGGTCATGTTTACCATTCCGGTTTTGTAGGAATTATGGTTATATTAGTTGTGATATATTATTAAACCATGTTATTAGTAATAAATGAATGATAATTGATTTCTAATGAGAGTCCATTTTTTAAAAAAGTCACACATGAATCACACTATAATATATTGTGCCTGTAAAATATTACGGTGCAATTAGTTAGTCTGTAATTCAGATTTGGTGTATATAATTTGTTTTATAAACGCAATATACATATGGTGATTAATTAAACTCATTTGATATAGTGTTTGTCGTTAGTCTAAGGGGTTAGTCGAAATTTGTTCAAAATAATAACAATAGGATAATGTAGTGGTCCACAGACTGGTTTGATAATGATTTACATCCTGACTATCTATAAATTTATTTTACATTTAATAAGGATTAAAAATTGGTCATGTTTATCATCCGGTTTTGTAGGAGTTATGGTTATATTAGTTGTGATATATTATTAAACCATGTTATTAGTAATAAATGAATGATAACTGATTTTTAATGAGAGTCCATTTCAAAAAAAAAATCACACATAAATCAAAGTCGTGATTTCTGTTTTAATATATAAGATGCGTTTTACGTGAAATTTTATCGTTAATTTTGACTATCACATGATTAGTTTGACATATTTTTCCAAAAAAAATTAATATACAAGTTGTAGAAACTAGAAAGCAAAAAGAAAATATGGAGGACTATTATTGATAGTCTCGCATCTCGGTGCTATGAGGCTGTACTGGAACACTTGGGCCAATCAAGCCCATTACATCATGAAACGCAGCGTATGATACACCGACAGCGTGCAAAATAGACCCATTACAAGATTGGTGGAAATTGAAGAATTTAATAGAATTGAATAACGTGTTTCCATCATGAACATAAATGAAGTCACACATTGACAACATCTCGTTGGACCCTGACGGTCTTGCACTATTTATTTTCCTTCTCCTGATCGAGATACACGTGTAATCACGGTTCGTCAGATGGTAGGGCCGGTCTAATAGAGTTGTTTTACTTCTCTGTCCAATGCACAGCGTTGGGTCTACTCATTGGTTTAAATTTTACCTTTTCTCTGTACATAGTCGCTTGATGGTGCGGTTGTTTCGGTGGAGAGTGAGACCCACTAAACCACCCGACTTCGTTTGCGGGGTCCACTGATAAGAAAAAAGAAGGCTGCAAACTGTTTGGTTTGGTAGATGTAAACCAATTCAAATGTTTCTTTCGGTTTACAGAGTGATAATTTGATAATAAATACTAAGAAATTCTTTTCATGCACTTGAGAATCATATTTCTTTTCTTTTGAACTACGAGAATCATATTTCTATATCATTATTATTTTTTCTTTTTTCATATTTCTATATCATTATTATTTTTTCTTTTTTCATATTTCTATATCATTATTATTTTTTCTTTTTTCATATTTCTATATCATTATTATTTTTTCTTTTTTCATATTTCTATATTACATAATTTATGCTATGTATACTTACTAATTTTTATATCATTGTGTGGATTAGTGATGGTTTTTATATCAAACAGGGTTTGGTTTTATTATCAGAGGCTTGGTATGTAAATTCCAAAAAGATGAAATACCCATGTTTGGTAATTGTTAAACGCAATCAATTAAGCTGATTTTGATCAATCATTCGTCGAAGTTAAAGAACTCAATATATTAGTTTTCGCATGAAGATTAATAAAGAAAGATTTATCATTGACGTCGACACAGAATGAGAGGAACATGTCGCATGTGCGCAAGCTTATGTCATACCGACAGTGTAGACGCATCTTGTTCACTTTAAGGCTCCTTTTGTAGTAAATAGTAAGGACATATTTTTTCAAAGTATACTTTAATTACTTGCTACAAAATACAAATAAGGGGTTTAATATGATGTTATCCCATGGACTATATCTGCGAGGTGATTTTGTCACATGTCCTCCTTACAATCAATTTCACAAAACAAATATGATATGTCTACTGAAATTGATGACATGACTTCCAGAAAAATATGACATGAATAATTTCATTTAATGTTGATTTATATTTTTGGCAAACTTATTAGAATATGTTGATAATTCAAATATTATATTTAATATTGATATTTCTTTTTCGTAAACTTTTTTTAAATATGGTAATAGCTCATACATCATCTATAAAATAAATATATTCATATAACATTTCAAATTTCGAAATATTATTATTTTTGTATAATTATACAATTTGTATTACTAAAGCTTTCAAATTTTTTTACAATTTTTAAAAAAATTAAATATCTAATCGTAAGATCATTAGTTTTTTTATATACCTACAAATTTTATAAATATTGTTTAGGTTAAATTTTTGATAATTATATAATTTTATATCATTTTTATTAGTTTTATACAAATTGATTTAATATATATCAAACTTATATTAAATATTAGTAAGAAAATAGAAAAAATCTATAATATTTAATAAAATTTATTTTTAAATATAATTTAGATTAAAAAATTTCTTTACAGCACATGGTGCAGGAAAACACCTAGTATGATTTAACTATTTAGGACTTTTGTCACATTTGATTAAATGTTGTAGCCTATTTAATTGAAAAACATGGGAGTACACTCAATTTGGCATGAATGAACTATATTTGGATCTTTAATATTACTTGCATGTGAAGAATAATACTTTTTCAAAGTGAAGAATATTATTACGCGTTCACATCACGTGTTTTGTTAGTGATTATTCCACAAAAATTGAAGAAAATTGTATATTAGATATCCCCTATATATTATTTGTGAAACATTACAACTTTTTTTTTGTAGCCACATGTCATCACTAGGATGATTCTTAGAATTATTAGAAAAAAAGGTTGGTCAATCTAATTATATAACAAGTTTTTTATTAAACTAACCATAAATTTATTATTAATGTCATTTATTATTTCTTTAAATAAAGATTACGGAATTACCTAATGTGGGTAAAGTATATATGATAATTAATGATTTTGAATAATAAAGATCTAATTAAAAACATGTATCTTCTATCAAATTTGTTTGATTTAAAACTATTAAAATATTTTTTTTTTTAAACACAATAACCATATTATAAAAATTTAGATTTTTCTGTATATTTTAACTGTAATATTTTAATTTCTACGACATTGGTCAATATGAAAAGATGGCTTTGTATTATTAGGTACACAATGAATAGATATCAGTAAGTACTCAAAACACTTATTACGATATTCTTATACAATATAACATGTATAAATTAATACTCGATAAATTAATAATCTCAATAAAATAATAAATTTCATCGGTCCTAACTTCGACCGGAATCGATAAAATGATTTGATAATAATTTTAAAAAAAATTATATGTAAATATATGATCCCATTAAAATTATTAATTAATAATTATACATACAGTAAAACCTTTATAAATTAATAATGTTGGGACTTTGAAATTTTATTAAATTATAGAGATATTAATTTACAAAAATTTATTTATTTAGATTTTTTATTTTAAGATATATTTATTCTAAGATAAAAAACATATTTGACTTTAGTGTATAGACATTAATTGTTATTTTTTAACAATTTGACATTTATATTAGTTTTATTATATTATTTGGTGTATATAATATATATTGCATAGAACTTAAATGTGGTTTTAGATATAATATTACTAAATCTGATCAAAAATATATTAAGTGTTAAGATAATATGAAGATATTTTTATTGTGAATATAAAACAAACAATATAATAATAGGTTCTTACTTATATAAAATATGTATACATATAAATTATTAATTTATAATTTTAATGAGACCATATATTTACATATAATTTTCTAAAAAGTTATTATCTTATTATTTTATCGATTTGTGTCAAATTTTGAACCGGTCCAAGTTGGGACCGGCGAAATTTATTAATTTATAGAGATTATTAATTTATTGAGTATTAATTTATAGAGGTTCTACTGTATATACATAGTTTATATAAGTAAGAATCTATGATTATATTGTTTGTTTTAGATTCACAATGGAATTATTTTTATATTTTCTTAACAATTAATATATTTTTGATGAGATTTAGTAGTGTTATTATAAATCACATTTAAGTTCTATGCAATATAATATTATATAGACCAAATAATACAATATAATAAATATAAATGTAAAACTTCAAAAAATAACAATTAATGTCTATACGCTAAAATCAAATATTTTTATTATCTTATAATAAATATATCTTAAAATAAAAAATCTAAATAAGAAAACTTTTGTAAATTAATATCTCTATAGATTAATAAAATTTCAAAGTTCCGACATTATTAATTTATATAGGTTCTACTGTATGTTGATGAGACCATGAACCTTTAATAAGAAGTGTATAAGTTTTAGAAGCATGTAGACTAGGGGTGTTCAATCCGGATATCGGTTCGGTTTTTTTGGTTTTTCGGTATTTCGGTTAGTAAAATATAACTACCATTCTAAATCCATATTTACTTCGGTTCGGTTCGGTTTATATACCGCCGGTTTTCGGTTTATTCAGTTTTATACCAAAACATAATTATTTAGTTTGGGATCATATTATATAAATTTTAGAGTCATATTGTCATCGCAGTCATTTATTAAAAATATATTATATTAAAAACGCTTATACCTTCAAATGAAATAATAAAATCTAGAATTAAAATCAAAACTCGAAATTTTGAAAAAAAAAAAAAAAAAACAAAAGAGAAGTATGAAAGAAAATGTTTCCACTCTTCCATATTCAGTGTTCATCGAAGTCATGCTTCGTCGAGTGAAACTCTGTTCGTTTATAAATAAGAAAAAAATTGTGAAGAATTTTTTCTAGTTATTATCCATCAAATTTATAACCTTCACTTCAATTTAATCAATGCTAAAAGAAAACAAAATGATTAAAAGAAGAAGACTAAGAAAATAAAAAACCTCAGTTACAATGAATTGTTATTTAATTATATTTTAAGTGTTTTTCAAATTATGATTCTTTATTACTATAAAAATATGGTAATAATTATTAACAAAAGAATAACTTATATAACAAATATATTTTTCATGTGACGTTATAAAATATATACATATTTACATGTTTTTATTTTTGATCGGTTTTGTTCGGTTTATTCGGTTTAATCGGTTATAAACCAAACCATATCCAAATCCTACTGTTTTTATAAAATCATATCCATTCGGTTTATATGGTATATACCAAAACCATACCATATTGTCTATTTTGGTTCGGTTCGGTTTAGCATGGTTCGGTTTTACCATATTGGACATGCCCAATGTAGACTTATTTACGTCTACAAGTACTTCCACGGAAAATTACAGAGATTTTAGATACCCTTTAATATCTTAGAGAGAAAAAAAAAGAAGATATGAGGTTGAAAATTAAACAAAATGTGAGGTTAAAAGAAGAAGATATATTTTTTTTTTCAAATTTGTGTATTCTTTTTTGTCAGCAACATATATATATGGCTTTCGTTGTCTCTACTCAAAATATTTATATTTTTGTTTTCCCAAAATAATTATTTACTAGATTTTGACCCGCGCTTTCAAAGCGCGGGTTTATTTTTGTTTTTTTTTTCAATTGACAAATATTTAGTAAATGTCACATTTTCATATATTTGTGTTTTATTTTATAAAAGACTTAAAAATTTTATCTTTATTTATCGTATTTCATTTTAAATGACTATTTATGTTAAAAAAATTAAACTTTATTTTTTTAATGAATTAAGTTGGTATAACTCTGATAAATTAATTTTATTATGGGGTTAATATTTTAATTAAAAAATTATATACTTTTAATAAAGATTTATACTTTTCAATAAAAAAATTCAATTATTTTTATGAATGCTTAAATTATATTAAGAAAAGAAAAAAATAATAATTAAGAATAGTTGAAAAAAAATTATTTGAACTTGGACTCAATGGTCCAAAGGAAAAAAAAAAAGGTGAGAATTGAATCTGATTTTTTAATAGGCCCAAATGGCCCAAGAGAGATTTGATTTGGGCTGGATCCAAAAATAATGACCCAATATAGATTTGTTATTAATATTACTTAATTGCCCTTAATGAAACATGCAATGTTAGTGAAGGAAACATGCCCTAAGGTAATTATGACAATAGGATCCTGCTTTAATAGTATAGATTACCGTTAAAATTATATCATTGGGTGTTTGGTCCACTGCCCACGGCGCAGAGGAGCAAGAGCCTTGACCCCATCTCTCCTACCAAAGTTCATCTTATAAGTTTGCCCTCCATCCTATTAAACCACCTTCTATACGAAGTCTTAAACCGGATGCGTTGAGCGGATTCCACTAACCAATCAAAACTACTAAGAACATGATTATCCGGGGTGTTTAGTGGATTTTTTAGTGTGTGGGCCCCTACAAAACCCTTAAGGATCGGTTACAAAAACTACTAATTAAGAACCGATTTTAGTGAGTTTCTTACACTGTTCGCGGACCCCACTGACACGTGGCGGCCCGCGATTGGTTTGTTTTTTAATTTTTTTTTTTTTTAAAAAAAAAAAACTAAGAAACCCAGGATAATCATGGCCTAGTACTATCACATACCTAGGAAATTTTTTATGTATATTTAGATGATAGAGAATGAAATAATGCTAATTTGGAAAAATTGGGATAACATGGTCCTAACCGGGTATTGTTGTTGTTTGTTTCGATTCGGTTAAGGAGGGTAATTTGGTAAAACTAATACTGAGTTTTGGTATCTTCCTCTCGACTCTTGCGTCATTGTATCTTCTCATTAGTTACACAGACTGTTACGCCAAGGAAAATTAAAAGAAGTTGAAAGTTGTCAGAAGCAAGCTCTCTCTCTCTCTATAGAGCTTCACATTACTATCTACTAGACCGCTTAGAGACAGAGAGATAAAAAAAAAGAGAGTTCTTCTTCAACTCTGCCAACGAGAAAGATTGCCATTTCTATTGCAAGAAAAAAAAACATTCTAGTAACGACAGGTATGCAGACACTGTTACGGTTCTTAGTGTTGTGGTCAGATCTAGGAAGCATCGGTTTACAATTTCTATGGTTTGATAGTGATTGAGCTGCTGCTTGTCATTGTATCATTGTTGAATTGAACTCTTGTTTCTCTTTATTGCTATACATTTAATTGCTTACTATATTAGTCACATGAAATTCTTATGATCTCTTGAATGATTCACATTATGGTATAGGAGAAAGGGAGGGCTTTCACTAGTGTGAACAATGAAGGCTGATACTGTTCTTGACTATGCTATCTTTGAGCTTTCTCAAAAACATTCACGGTGAGTGAATCTCATCCTCGTACTGATATGTTCTTGTCGATGAAATCTTGTTTGATCCTCGGTGTGTTTAACAGATGCGAGGTGTTTGTATCGAGTAATGGAGAAACAGAGAAACTGGCTTCAGGATTGATAGAACCATTCGCGAATCATCTGAGTGTTCTTGCAACAAAATCTTTATTCAGAGCTGAAGTAGCAAAAAACGAGAATAACAAATCTTGGTTCACAAGAAGAACACTCAAGAGGTTCTTCTCTATAGAACATTTTGCTTTTGCCTTTTCACATAATAGTTACAAGTAGCTTAGTTCTTGGACATCTTTTCAGGTTTGTTCAGTTTGTTAACGGTCCAGAAGCTTTGGAAAGAGTGAATACATTTGATTCGGAGATGTCACAATTGGAAGCAGCTCGGACATTATATTCTCGTGGTATGTTAAATATACTCATTTGTTCCATCAAATTTTTAAGTTTTACGACCAGACTTGTTCTTAAGTTTTTTTCCATGTTTCAGATGATGGAGGTGTAACGGATGCAACAAAGTACGTAAGCTTCTCTACTTTTATATTGGAGGGTCAAAGTACATGTTGCTGACTAGCTTTTCTTTGTGTGTTGGTGTGTACAGGAAGGAGCTCTTAAGAGCTATAGATTTAAGACTCGAGGCTATTCAAAAAGACTTAACCACATCGATTGCTCACGCCTCAGCCAATGGTTTTGATCCTCAAACTGTTTCTCATCTCCAACGTTTTGCTGATACATTCAGTGCACATCCTTTGGCGTAAGCACTTCTTCTTTTTCTTGATGTTTCACTTTATTGCAATTGTATTTTTTTTAACTTCTGATCTGAATATTCTTTTTTTTTTATCAGTGAAGCATGTGGAAAATATATGTCATTATGTGAAAGACGACCAGACCTAATCACAAAGCACTTGACATCAGTCAATGAAACAAACATCAGTCAACTTCAAAGTAGTAAAGATGATGAAAAGGAGAGTTTGTATGAATCATCTACGGTTAATACCAGTCAACATACAAGGAGACTCAGCGTGCAAGACAGGATTAATCTCTTTGAGAGCAAGAAGACTGAAAATTCAGGACACAAACCGGTGGTTATTGCTAAATCCACAGAGCTGAGGAGACTTTCTTCTGATGTCTCATCAGCTGCTCCTGTAGTCCCTGAGAAGTCTGTCTTAAGAGGATGGAGTATTGTTAGTGATATACCATCTGCTGGTAATCCTGATGTCACAGTGGCAAGAGAGTCTGAAGAAAACATCAAAAATGATGATGATGATGGTGTGTGTTCTACTAAATGTGATGATTCTCAAAACAAGACTGATGGTGATGGTTTAAAGAAGAGAGAAGAGGAGAGCTATGCATCCAAGCCACACAATGTAGCACAACCAGCTAATGGTGAAAAAGACAACAAGAATGTTGTTATGCGTCGGAATGTATCTGATTTAAGTTACTCAGATGCTTCTAAAGGGAAGTTATACGAGATGTATATGAAGAAAAGAGATGCAAAACTGAGAGAAGAACGGAGCTCCAAAGAAACTAAGTTAAAGTCAATGCAAGAAGCTCTTGAGAGAAGTAGAACCGAGATGAAGGCTAAGTTTTCAAAGAAGAGACAAGATTCAATATCAAGTACCCGCCAACGTGCAGAGAAACTCAGATCTTTTAACTCTCGGTCTAGTATCAAAAAGTTTCAGGTAATTAAAGAAAACATTTTAGTTCAGATTCAATATCAAGCAAAATCTTGCCTTATTATTTGGTAAACTCATTACAGAGAGAAGAAGAAGACGTGAAAGACAAGCCATCTATTGGAAGGAGCTCCCAGGTTAGAAAGGCTCCATCACCAAACCGGAGCTCCAGAGTCTCTAAACCATCAGGTAAAGTTTCAAACACTAACATTACTTCAGGGAGAGGGAGAAGAACAACAGAGATTAGTCAACCTTCTTATCCCAATTTCTCTGATCTTAAGAAAGAAAACACAAAACCATCTTCCTTAGCTGTCAGAAACCCTCCTGTGATTCGAACACAGGTGAGAAGTAGTGGCCATAAGAAGACTACAAAGGAGGAGACACCGTCTCCTGTTAAGACCAGGAGACCAAGATCATTGAGGAAAAGCTTCTCTGCTAATACAGAGTTCACAGAGTTGACAACTCTCAACTCTGA
Proteins encoded:
- the LOC106307725 gene encoding cylicin-1-like — encoded protein: MKADTVLDYAIFELSQKHSRCEVFVSSNGETEKLASGLIEPFANHLSVLATKSLFRAEVAKNENNKSWFTRRTLKRFVQFVNGPEALERVNTFDSEMSQLEAARTLYSRDDGGVTDATKKELLRAIDLRLEAIQKDLTTSIAHASANGFDPQTVSHLQRFADTFSAHPLAEACGKYMSLCERRPDLITKHLTSVNETNISQLQSSKDDEKESLYESSTVNTSQHTRRLSVQDRINLFESKKTENSGHKPVVIAKSTELRRLSSDVSSAAPVVPEKSVLRGWSIVSDIPSAGNPDVTVARESEENIKNDDDDGVCSTKCDDSQNKTDGDGLKKREEESYASKPHNVAQPANGEKDNKNVVMRRNVSDLSYSDASKGKLYEMYMKKRDAKLREERSSKETKLKSMQEALERSRTEMKAKFSKKRQDSISSTRQRAEKLRSFNSRSSIKKFQREEEDVKDKPSIGRSSQVRKAPSPNRSSRVSKPSGKVSNTNITSGRGRRTTEISQPSYPNFSDLKKENTKPSSLAVRNPPVIRTQVRSSGHKKTTKEETPSPVKTRRPRSLRKSFSANTEFTELTTLNSDEIMNKEMNQKQGSGINDVPENLRNDEFDEMAEEEEKQVVKEEEEAREMDIDEKPSPVDDVLPTTFQHNVGSLMDSPSESPLSWNSNMQHAFSYPQEHSDDADDSSSPMGSPASWSSRMRKKWGTTAQNPVSSSSPLHSRKDLAKGIKRLLNFGKKTRPADSLMDWASVTTSEGDDDEQGSFKAKDGECKRSFFSLSTFRSKGNDSKPR